The Apium graveolens cultivar Ventura chromosome 3, ASM990537v1, whole genome shotgun sequence sequence TTCAAATTTTATTGCTAAAGGTGCATTAGAATTGATACATGGAGACCTTTGCGGACCTATCTCACCCCCTACCCCTGCTGGTAATCGTTTTTTCTTGTTATTAGTCGATGATTACTCTCGTATGATGTGGACATATATGCTTAAGTCTAAAACTGACGCACTGGCTTGtttcaagaaatttaaaaatCTTGTTGAAAATGCAACAAAGGAGAAGATACAGGTGTTCCGTACTGATCGTGGAGGGGAATTTTGCTCTAAAGATTTTACGTCCTTTTGTGAAGAAGCGGGTATTTTGAGACACTATACCGCGCCCTacacaccacaacaaaatggtgttgtagAGCGCCGTAATCGTACCGTTGTTGCCATGGCTCGAAGCTTGTTAAAAGAAAGAAAAGTGCCTGCAAAATTCTGGGGTGAAGCTGTCACACATGCAGTCTATATTTTGAATAAACTCCCCACACGAGCACTTTCAAATATTACTCCATATCAGGCCTGGTATGGGGAAAAACCATCTGTTGATTCTCTGAGGGTGTTTGGATGTCTCTCATACATGAAAGTGCCAGCTGTGTTTACAAAGAAACTTGATGATCGAAGTAAACTTTTGGTTCATTTTGGTCGTGAGCCAGGAACCAAGGCTTATCGGTTGTACGACCCAGATTCAGGGCGTATACACGTAAGCAGAGATGTTACATTCAACGAGGCAAAAGGATGGTTCTGGAATGAGTCAGAGGAATGTAACACTCAGACAGCAGGAGGGCAATTTACATTCGATGTTTTTACATCAGAGGCACAGGCCACACCAGACTCACCAGAAAATTCTGGGATTGAAAGTCCAGCATCTCCCATGACACCAGCTACTCAAAGTGTTTCTGCATCTTCATCATCGAATGTAGACACCACAGAAAGTACTATGTCTGGTATGTCAAGTGACACTGACAGCGAACCACGACGTTTTAGACGCCTTTCTGACATTTACAACACCACTGACATAGTGGAGTTAGAAGATGAGCTACTATTATCTGGTATTGATGAACCAGTGAACTTCGAACAAGCTGTTCAGGAGGAGGACTGGAAAGTGGCAATGGATACAGAAATTGCTACAATAGAGAAGAATCAGACATGGAAACTCACTGATCTTCCAAAGGGTCACAAGGCGATAGGCTTAAAATGGGTGTTTAAGCTGAAAAAAGACACAAATGGAAACGTAATCAAGCATAAAGCACGCTTGGTGGCTAAGGGTTATGTACAGAGACTTGGCATCGATTACGAGGAAGTTTTTGCCCCGGTAACAAGGCTGGAAACAGTTCGATTGCTCCTGGCTTTGGCAGCTAAGAATGCATGGGAGGTGCATCATCTCGATGTTAAGTCTGCATTCTTGAATGGAGTCCTACTTGAAGAAGTCTATGTGTCACAACCAAAAGGGTACGTGAAAAAAGGGCAAGAAGACAAGGTTTACAAACTGTTGAAAGCATTATATGGCTTACGCCAGGCACCTCGAGCGTGGTACTCTCAACTTAACAAGTGTTTAATGAATTTGGGCTTTGAAAAATGTCCTTATGAGCATGCTGTGTATACTCGAAAGGATGGCACTGATTCTTTGATTGTCGGAGTCTATGTTGATGATTTAATTATTACAGGTACTAGTACTTCACTCATTGTCAAATTCAAGGGGGAAATGAGTAGAGAATTTGACATGACTGATCTTGGACGGTTGTCATACTATTTGGGTTTGGAGGTTGATCAAGGACAGGGGTTTATTGAGATAAAGCAAACATCATATGCTAAAAAGGTGCTTCAAAGGGCAGGCCTGAGCGAATGTAAATCTGTCACTTATCCCATGGATTTCAAGCTGCAGATTGATGCCGACCAAACTGGTGAAGCAGTGAACTCAACTGATTACAAGAGTCTTGTAGGAGGCTTGCGCTATTTGGTCTATACTCGACCTGACATAGCTTATGCTGTTGGGATTGTTAGTCGCTATATGGAGAGGCCTACTATGCTGCATTTGAACGCTATCAAGAGGATATGTCGATATATCAAAGGAACTCTGCACTATGGTTTGGTGTACACAAAGGGACGAGGTAACTATATTTTATCTGGTTTTTCTGACAGTGACTTGGCTGGAAGTATGGAGGACAGAAGAAGTACAAGCGGCATGGCATTTTATCTTGATGAGAGCCTAATTTCTTGGGTTTCGCAGAAGCAGCGCTGCGTTGCCCTTTCTTCGTGCGAGGCTGAATTTATGGCAGCTACAACCGCTGCTTGTCAAGGAATATGGTTACAAAGAGTTCTCAGTCAGATTACAGGCATTAAATCAGGTCCCGTTGTCTTATACATTGACAATAAATCTGCCATTGATCTAGCAAGAAATCCGGttttccatggaagaagtaagcacattgatgtgcgttatcacttcataagagattGTGTAGAGCAGGGGCTGATCGTGATCAAGCATGTTAAAACGGATGAACAACGCGCTGATATATTAACTAAAGCACTGTCTGCAGCCAAGTTCGAGAAAATGAGGAATTTGCTTGGAGTCAAAAATCTGAAACATGTTTAGACTAAGGGGGAGCATGTTGGGGATATTATCTAAACATGTTTCATCTGTTTATCTGTTTTTATTATGTTTGAATAAATCAACTAAGCGTTGTAGTAGGAGTAGTAGATTAAGGTTGTTGCGTTTCAGTAGGCTTCGTGGAAAGAGTTTGCGTTTCAGCTGGTCTCTTTAAATAAGCTGTGTACTCTTCTTCATTATTAATCCCAATTGTAGTGTTTTATTCAGAGTATCATTTACTTGTTATCTCAGATTATTATTTAGTACTTACAAAGGATTAGTGAAACGAAAAGGTGACACAGCGGAATTTGGTACAACATTCTGTGAAGCTGAGCTTAGAAACTGGAACTGGTTAACATTTCTTGGATCATTTTCAATTAAAGAAGGATATCGATGGGAAAATGTCGATAGTGCTGTGGCATGTGGATATAAAACAAATTGAGATTGAGTTGGATGAGCCAAAGGAGGTAATGAAGGTGAATGGGTTGAGCTGTGGCTTTGAACTTGTGAAGGAAACTCTTGGCATCCAAATAGAGATAGATTTGGAGGTGGCCAATTACATGCCATGGTGTTATTACTTGCTACTGCGAGGCTTGGAAAGGAAAATTGATTGACTAATGGCAGAAAATTTTGAGCTGAAAGTTGTGGGATGTAGCTTCCACTAATACCGCTTCCATTTTCTTGAGTATTTGTTATAACATTCCCCTTGTTATcaacaaaaatctctctttcaATCTCCTTGTGCGTTGCTCCTAAATCTGCATCCAAACTAGCTGCAGCCACATGATCGCAATCCTCATCATGGTCACCGATTTTAAGTCCTTTGCTACATAGGTGGATTCCCCCATCTCTTGTAATTTCCGGATTCTTACTGAAGAAGGGAGAAAGAGAAGATTGAGGGGTATTCGGTTCCAGATGAGGAGCTAGGGTTTGCTGATAGAATTGAGTGAAATCTCCTGGTGGCATTTGAAGTGGTGGAAGCTTATCAATATCATCTTTAGTGATATCAAGAAGCCAATCTACAACTTTGCTAGGTTGATTGAGTCCAAGCCTATCTTGGAGATCATACAGCTGAACTGCGGAAGGTACTGAAAGCCTAATCCTTCTATCTCTTAGTCCCCTTACAGTGAAAACTTTGCTATGCCTATCTTTCCCTCCAAAAGAACGAGGAACGCGTATGATTCTTGGATTTTTAAATCCTGCCCACTGTCTTGAACTTGATGTAATAGTGCTCGATGATTTGATGTCAGTTTTGGTCTCACCTTCTTCCTTTTCTCGCACAT is a genomic window containing:
- the LOC141713129 gene encoding uncharacterized protein LOC141713129, encoding MINKLRGKNVREKEEGETKTDIKSSSTITSSSRQWAGFKNPRIIRVPRSFGGKDRHSKVFTVRGLRDRRIRLSVPSAVQLYDLQDRLGLNQPSKVVDWLLDITKDDIDKLPPLQMPPGDFTQFYQQTLAPHLEPNTPQSSLSPFFSKNPEITRDGGIHLCSKGLKIGDHDEDCDHVAAASLDADLGATHKEIEREIFVDNKGNVITNTQENGSGISGSYIPQLSAQNFLPLVNQFSFPSLAVASNNTMACNWPPPNLSLFGCQEFPSQVQSHSSTHSPSLPPLAHPTQSQFVLYPHATALSTFSHRYPSLIENDPRNVNQFQFLSSASQNVVPNSAVSPFRFTNPL